The proteins below come from a single Cylindrospermopsis raciborskii Cr2010 genomic window:
- a CDS encoding DUF4129 domain-containing protein, protein MSIKNTIVMGNNTWEKTTWEWELYLFNQRIQQWLEYQYSQLFKNIPENSRFSISEQILQILQVLFWLILVLLLGWVIWRLWQEFYPEIYTWWKNLSSTFGHPWVPDSPPQLSSNFLLAKSQEFYHQGDYQKACQFLYFSMLQQLHERAIALQQPSRTDGEYLQLLLGTVASIQPYETLITTHEQLCFSNHKVSSENYQHCLQSYQELFNSP, encoded by the coding sequence ATGTCTATTAAAAATACGATAGTTATGGGCAATAATACTTGGGAAAAAACAACCTGGGAATGGGAATTATATTTGTTCAATCAGCGAATACAACAATGGTTAGAATACCAATATTCTCAACTTTTTAAAAACATCCCAGAAAATTCAAGATTCTCCATTAGTGAACAAATCCTGCAAATTCTACAGGTATTATTTTGGCTGATATTGGTTTTATTATTGGGTTGGGTAATTTGGCGTTTATGGCAAGAATTTTACCCGGAAATATATACCTGGTGGAAAAACCTCAGTTCCACCTTTGGTCATCCCTGGGTCCCTGATTCTCCTCCTCAGCTCTCCAGCAATTTCCTATTGGCTAAATCTCAAGAGTTTTACCACCAGGGTGACTATCAAAAAGCCTGTCAGTTCCTATATTTTTCCATGCTCCAACAATTGCACGAAAGAGCGATCGCCCTTCAACAACCAAGTCGCACCGATGGAGAATATTTACAACTACTCCTGGGCACTGTTGCTTCCATTCAACCCTATGAGACTTTAATTACTACTCATGAGCAGTTATGCTTTAGTAACCACAAGGTTTCATCTGAAAATTATCAACACTGTCTTCAGTCCTATCAAGAATTATTCAACTCCCCTTAA
- a CDS encoding DUF4350 domain-containing protein, with the protein MLPPKRRLYLSAIALVMVILAIFSFTPSQNIKNGSSYNRGPEGYAGWYAFMQNQGVKIQRWQKPFVEIESETKPVTLIQVNPELVPINLNSVEGNFEAQQIKWIGQGNTLVILGIKQPSTAAEFTTYQESPLGRVKIDTSRRYVEPTKEEVLLGDRFGAVVWQWKSGKGKVIFATTIHLAANAYQDEGNFSYLAKLVTDGSEKILVDEYIHGYKDINQDTNYQSKQGSLLDYFAKTPLFPMLLQLSVVVILLIWSGNRRFGRAIKLDLPITENSQAYIQALAAILRKAQSSDFVLEMIGKEEQLQLQKVLGMGNTPANQEDLIKTWQQQTGKSPAELEELLKLQTSKHRISEKNLLNWLAKWQSLRKNQSLI; encoded by the coding sequence ATGCTCCCCCCTAAACGTCGACTTTATCTAAGTGCGATCGCCTTGGTAATGGTGATCTTGGCTATTTTCAGCTTTACTCCTAGTCAGAATATCAAAAATGGTTCTAGTTATAATCGCGGGCCAGAAGGCTATGCTGGTTGGTATGCTTTTATGCAAAATCAAGGGGTAAAGATCCAGCGATGGCAAAAGCCTTTTGTAGAAATTGAGTCAGAAACCAAACCAGTAACCTTGATTCAGGTCAATCCTGAATTAGTGCCAATCAACCTAAATTCGGTAGAAGGCAATTTTGAAGCTCAACAAATTAAATGGATAGGACAAGGTAACACATTAGTTATTCTAGGGATCAAACAACCATCAACAGCAGCAGAATTTACTACCTATCAAGAATCACCCTTGGGTAGAGTCAAGATTGACACTAGCAGAAGATATGTTGAACCCACCAAGGAAGAAGTTTTATTAGGAGATCGTTTTGGTGCTGTGGTTTGGCAGTGGAAATCTGGTAAAGGAAAAGTAATATTTGCCACTACTATCCATCTCGCTGCCAATGCTTACCAGGATGAGGGCAACTTTAGTTACTTAGCAAAATTAGTTACTGATGGTAGTGAAAAAATTCTTGTAGATGAATATATTCATGGATATAAAGATATTAATCAAGATACTAATTATCAGAGCAAACAAGGAAGTTTATTAGATTACTTCGCCAAGACTCCATTATTTCCAATGCTATTACAATTAAGTGTGGTAGTAATATTATTAATTTGGTCTGGCAATCGTCGTTTTGGTAGAGCTATCAAGTTAGATCTACCCATTACAGAAAACAGTCAGGCTTATATTCAAGCATTAGCAGCAATTTTACGCAAAGCCCAATCTAGTGATTTTGTTTTAGAAATGATTGGCAAAGAAGAGCAGTTGCAACTACAAAAGGTATTAGGAATGGGAAACACACCAGCAAACCAAGAGGATTTAATTAAAACTTGGCAACAACAAACTGGTAAAAGTCCAGCGGAGCTAGAAGAATTACTAAAACTACAGACCAGCAAACACCGTATTAGTGAAAAGAACCTGTTAAACTGGTTAGCTAAATGGCAAAGTCTACGGAAAAATCAATCCCTTATCTAA
- a CDS encoding NADAR family protein produces the protein MTIYFYKVCEPYGCFSNFSPHPIEIEGVYWATVEHYYQSQKFVHTQDNVIIPLIRSAPTPEIAAALGRCETRKSRPDWNLIKIDVMKTAVWQKFLSHQEIQEVLLGTGDETLVENSPVDYFWGCGADKTGENHLGKILMGIRNQIRSRN, from the coding sequence ATGACTATTTATTTTTACAAAGTTTGTGAACCTTATGGCTGTTTCTCCAACTTTTCCCCCCATCCGATTGAAATTGAGGGTGTTTACTGGGCAACTGTTGAACATTATTATCAGTCGCAAAAGTTTGTTCACACCCAGGACAATGTCATTATACCTCTAATTCGCAGTGCTCCTACTCCTGAAATAGCTGCTGCTTTAGGAAGATGTGAAACACGTAAATCACGTCCAGACTGGAATTTGATTAAAATTGATGTGATGAAAACAGCAGTTTGGCAGAAATTTCTCAGCCATCAGGAAATCCAGGAGGTTTTGTTAGGAACGGGAGATGAAACATTAGTAGAAAACTCACCCGTAGATTATTTCTGGGGTTGTGGTGCTGATAAGACAGGAGAAAACCATCTCGGGAAAATTCTCATGGGTATACGCAACCAAATTCGGTCGAGGAATTGA
- a CDS encoding AAA family ATPase, with protein MSITHSSVINLGKEVNKVIVGQSGLIKQCLIAFLAGGHIILEGVPGTGKTLLVKVLAQLIQGEFKRIQLTPDVLPSDITGTNIFDLNTRNFYLRKGPVFTEILLADEINRTPPKTQAALLEAMEELQVTLDGESLPLPDLFWVVATQNPLEFQGTYPLPEAQLDRFLFKLVVDYPDQTAEKQMLFNRQSGFTGKRLDISHLNPVTTVDNILQARQAVKQVNVAEAIVDYILELVSKTRKHPDLALGASPRAAGAWLQTSQACAWVAGRDFVTPDDVKAVAAPLLRHRLILNPEAMLDGSKIDSVITTVINQVPVPR; from the coding sequence ATGAGCATAACACATTCATCTGTAATTAACCTGGGAAAAGAAGTAAACAAGGTTATTGTGGGACAATCAGGTTTAATCAAGCAATGTTTAATTGCATTCCTAGCAGGTGGTCACATAATTTTAGAGGGAGTTCCCGGAACTGGAAAAACTTTGCTGGTTAAAGTTTTGGCACAACTGATTCAAGGAGAGTTCAAAAGAATTCAACTAACACCAGACGTGTTGCCATCGGATATTACGGGTACGAATATTTTTGATTTAAACACCCGCAACTTCTATTTGAGGAAAGGTCCAGTTTTTACAGAAATTTTACTTGCTGATGAAATTAACCGTACCCCTCCCAAAACCCAAGCTGCATTACTAGAAGCAATGGAAGAATTACAGGTGACCCTAGATGGTGAAAGTTTGCCATTACCCGATTTATTTTGGGTAGTTGCTACCCAAAACCCCCTAGAATTTCAAGGAACCTATCCCCTACCAGAAGCCCAATTAGATCGGTTTCTATTTAAACTGGTGGTAGATTACCCAGATCAAACAGCAGAAAAACAAATGTTGTTTAATCGTCAATCTGGTTTTACAGGAAAAAGATTAGATATTTCTCATTTAAATCCAGTTACCACTGTAGATAATATACTACAAGCTAGACAAGCTGTGAAACAGGTGAATGTAGCCGAAGCTATAGTGGACTATATTCTGGAACTAGTGAGTAAGACCCGTAAACATCCCGATTTAGCCCTGGGCGCGTCTCCCCGTGCTGCTGGAGCTTGGTTACAAACATCTCAAGCATGCGCTTGGGTTGCTGGTAGAGATTTTGTCACCCCCGATGATGTGAAAGCAGTTGCTGCTCCCCTATTGCGTCACCGTTTGATTTTAAACCCAGAAGCAATGTTAGATGGCTCAAAAATCGATTCGGTCATAACCACTGTAATTAATCAGGTTCCCGTTCCTAGATAG